From the Bacillus sp. FJAT-22090 genome, the window TATTAACAAGTGAATAGCCTTTATTTACAGTTGATAATATATACCGTTGGCTACCTTTTAAGCTAATATCTGAATTAGAAACAGTGCTGAAGTTTCTTAGATCACTAACGGGTGCTTTAGTAGAACAAGAGGCTGCCTTTAAGGGTAGCTTTTTCTTATTGAAGTAACGAAGCAGGTTAGTTCAATAATGAATGGATAATATAGGTTATAAAAATACTAATTGAGGGTGGGTTACTTAATGAAGCTTCCTAATGGAGTAACTGGTTTTTATAGTGCAAAACATAATAAACCACCAACAATTGATGAAAAACAATTTAAACAGATATGTTTTAGTCTCATTAGCAGTAATGGTGGAGAAGTGTTGGATTTTAAAGAACCACAGGTAGCCACTAATTTTTTTGATGTTGAAGCTAAAGTTTTTAATAAACATTTGCATATATTGCTTAATGTACATTATCCTTTTATGGCTTTTGCTTTTGATGTGGAATATGGAAAGATTACTTTTATTGATGAACCTGAGTTATTTAAACAGTTTAGCCCTTTTTATAATGTCCTTAATACTATTGAACTGAATGCCCCTGTACTACTAAGGTTAGGTTCTAAAAAGAGTATTGTACAAAATGACAATGAATTAAATAGTGATGAATTGGAACAAATAGCTTATTGGAAGCCTGAAAGAATTGGAGAGATAATCTTTAATTATTGGGATTAGAACTACATAAATCGAAATTATCTTATTCAACTAACGGGTGCTTTAGTTAAACAAGACCATCATTAGATGGTCTATTTTTACATCCAAAATACCATGATTGATTTCGGCGATCAATGTGAAATGTTACACTTAAACTAACGCAGCAGGTTAGTTGAATAAGGAATTTTCATAAAAGTGAATTTTTTTATGGAAAGTAACCTAGTATCACGATGTATGTAGTGTTACAATAATAATAAATATTTTATTTGGTGAGGTGAGTTTGTGGATAAGGAGATTATGAAAGGAAGTATTGATATTTTACTTCTTTCAATTATTAGTAGTAGAGATATGTATGGATATGAAATGGTCAAAACATTAAAGCAAAATAGTGGTGAGCTTTACAATATGGGCGAGGGAACCTTATATCCTGCTTTGAAAAGGCTAGAAAATAAAGAGTGGCTTCAGTCTTATTGGGATTATCCTGAATCAGGAGCAAGAAGAAAATACTATAGAATTACTGATGCTGGAAAAAAGGAGTTAGAGAGAAAATTACAAGAATGGCAGAAGGTAAGTAATTTAATTAAAACTTGTTCGGAGGGAATGGCATGGATAAAATCATTGAAACCTATATCAAACAAATTGTAGAAGAACTAGACTGTGAAGAAAAAGAAAAAAGTGAAATAGCAGAAGAAATGAAAAGTCATTTAATTTTACTGAAGGGTGAGTATATTTTGGAAGGCTTTTCAGACGAAGATGCTACAAAAAAAGCAATACAAATTTTTGGTAGCAATAAAACTATAAAAGAAGGATTTCAACATTCCCTTTTTCCATATTACAAAATTTTCAAGAAAGTAAATTGGTTTTTATTTGGATTGTATTCTATATTCTTACTTACTAATTTGCTATTCATAAGGATTTTATGGAGAATAATTAATTATAACTCATCATTTAATAGGTACTTTTACTACCCAGAAGGCTCTACATTTTTTGATATAGATACTTGGATACGTAATTCCAATGTAATACCATTTAAAAGTACTTATGGTTATATAATGGGTAGTGACAGATACAACTTCGATATTATTATGAATAATACAATAGGGAATATTTTACTTTTCGTTCCGCTTGGTATTTTTCTGCCTATTTTATTTAAGAAATATAAAACATTTTCACAAGTTTTTGTATTTGCCATGCTATTTAGTATTTCTATTGAGTTATTACAATTTTTCCTTCAAATTGGTCAGTTCGATATAGACGATATAATTTTAAATACAATGGGTAGTACAATAGGTTATTTCATTATAAAAATAATAGTGAAAATCCCTATGTTTTCTAGATGGAATGTATTTCGGAAAACAACAAGTTAAAAGTTATATAGTGTTAATTCTTATTAAGATAAAATTATGGTAGTTGAATGGAATAAATAACAGACTCCATCCAAGTTACTCTTCAGATTAAAAAATAATTTAAGGCCCATAATTCATATGGACTACCGGGGGCGATTGTTCAATAAAGCAATCGCTATTTCACTACCATGGAAGAACCTAATTTTCTTTCATATTCTGTGGTGAAGCAGGGCTTCATGGATGGCTAACGGGTGCTTTAGTTAAAATTCATGGGGTTGCTTATGCAACTCTTTTTTCTTATTTAACTAAAGCAGTAGTTTAGTTGAACAAGCATTAGATTACATTGCATAAAAATGTTAATATTGGAAATGTATAGTATTTAGGGGGCGTAACTGTGAGGTTAAATAAGATTTTAGGTATTATGTTTATTTTTTTGTCTCTGATCTTAAGTGCTTGTTCACAAGAAGGGAAAGAATATAAATTTCATGGAAAAAGTAACAACTGGATTGTTAAGTACGAAACTGAAATAAGTAATGAAAGAGAATGGGCAGATGTATCATTTGAATATATCGGTAAAGAACCAGTACCAGCGGTATTTGGGTATAACTTAAAGAGTTCATGGTTTGAAATTACAAGTAAAGAAGAAAGATTCAACCAACACGGTAAAAATATTAATTCTGGTAATAGTGAGTGTACAGGACCCCCATTAAACAATGAAAGTTGTGCAGTAATTATTGAAGAAGATGAACAGATGGAAGCAAATATAGAGTGGGACGGCAATTCTGAAGTTATTATATTGAACAGAAAATAAAACTAAAGTTTGTGAAGTATGCTACTTAAACTAACGGGTGCTTTAGTTAAAGAACATTGAGCTGCTAAGACGGCTCTTTTTCTTGTTGAACTAACGGGGCAGGTAGTTTAAGAAGGAAATAATGAATGAAATGAAGAATGGTACAAGACAAGAGGTGTTTTTATGTTAAAAAAAACGGTGAGATTTTGAGTAAGAAAGTAACTAGAATTTTAATCATATTTATTGTGCTTATTTGTGTGGTTTTCTTTGGAGCGTTTCTAAAAATAGAAAACACTAAAACTGAATATGAAAAGAGAGTGACTAGTTATCTAGTGGATGAAAAGGGATATGATAAGAAAGATATAAAATCTGTTGATGGAATATATGGAGTAAAGTTGCCTCCATATTATGTAGTTGTAATTTTTGAAGATGAACCCTATGTAAGATATATCTATTTTGCTCATGCTGAGGTGATACAATTTGATTATATTCTCACAAATAAAGCAATAGAGATGAACATTAATAAATCTAAATTAAAAAATTATGATCCTTTAAGTGAAATTGATAAATATATAATAGAATAATTCCAATTCCATATACCATAATTAAACTAACAGGCACCTTAGCAGAACCTTGTCAATAAACAGCCTATATTGTTATTAAATTATAGCAGCAGGTAAGTTTTTAAACCTTAACATGACTACTTGATGAAATAACTAGTTTAAACAGTAAAGGAGTGAAAATATTGAAAAAAAAGATTTATTCCTTCCTATCTGCATTATTCCTAATATTAATGGTTTCCCCTTTAATAGCAATATCTTTTTTAGGACAAAGGAGTGATGCATATCTTGAATTTATTTGGAATATAAGTTTTTACTTACCTATTATTTGGGGCTTCCTTGGACTGTTATTTGGTGTAATAGGAGTTAAAGGTAATGTAAGAATTTCACTAGTCTTCGCGAATATAATTATTCTGTGCTTTTGGACCTTTATAACTTTTGCGGGTTTATATGGTTTTAAACAACCATAAGGGGTTCTTTGGTTAAATAATGCTGTCAGAAGAAAAGCATTATAGTTCTTCAAGTAAGGGGCAGTTTAGTTAACAAGTATCCAAGTTTTAGTTTTACTCCATATATAAATTGAATCTAACGGGTGCTTTAGTAAAGATTATAGGGTTGCTTAGGCAACTCTTTTACTTGTTGAACTAACGCAGCGGGTTAGTTCAATAAGGAAAAAATTACATATATAAATCATGGGAATATATTGTTAAGATTTGAAAAGTCAAGTATTCTATGGGAAAAATTAGTAAGAAGTGGTGAAAATGAAGAAACGTGAGGTACAAAGATGCTTTGGAAAATTTATTTTTGGATAATGTTAGTTTTGTTGATAGTGTCAATGTTTTTAGAAAATGAATATGGTTGGGGAGAAACTGTATTAAGAATTGTGAGTACGATTATTGCCATTATTAACACAGTGGGATTTTATGGTTATGTATACAAGAAACAATTCTATTCGCAATCTTTTTGGAAAATCATATTCATAGTTACTGTAATAGATGCAATTGTATCTTCACTTTATTATGGGTTTCAAGATGCTGAACTAGGAATAGAAGGAATTATTTTTGTTACGGTTTTCACGTTTATTATTATGTATCCTCTATTGCTAGGTTTATATAGATATGGATTCCAAAAGCAAAATTTAGCATAGTGATTTCTCGTTAAGTTTTAATGGTCAAAGCAATTATGTTAGTTAAAGTTGGAAATTCTTCTTCAACTAACGGGTGCTTTACTTCAAGAAGGAGTAAAGCTTTTTTCTTATTGAACTAAAGAGGCAGTGAAGAATATGAATTTTGCATAACTAGAATGAAATACAACGGAGAGGTGATAATGTGAAAGATAATATAAAATGTGTAGGGTGTAGTTTATCTAATAAAATTGCACCTGTGAATGTAGTCTACGAGAATGATTTTATTTGTTGCATTTTAGACCACGACCCATTTAATGAAGGACACGTTATGATAATCCCAATAGAGCATTTTGAAGATGTTGATGAACTGGATATAGAAACTGCAAATGCAGTTATGCAGGCAGCAAGATTACTTTCAAAGGTTATAAGGGCACTATATAAACCTGATGGGGTAACAATATGTCAAAATGGTGGAATATTTAGCGAACTAACTCATTTTCATATGCACGTAGTACCTAGGTAAAACATCAGTCATTTGCTGACTTCTACTTAAAAGTACCTTTAAACAATGAAAATGTAAAAAATAAATTGTTAATTACAAGGAATGAATTTGTAGAGGCTATAAAAAGATTAATATAAGTCTTGTTCAACTAACGGGTGCTTTACTTCAAGAAGGATTAAAGCATTTTTTCTTATTGAATTAACGCGGCAAATAATTGAATAAAGAAGATTGAAAGGAAAGTAATTCACAAAAAAAGGGAGGTATAAAAGGTGGACTTATTACTCTGGATAACTATTGCTTTCATAATAACCGGATTTGTTGTTCTCATTTCTATGAAAAAAGGTATGGAAAGTAAGCTTGCTTTTATAACAGCAAATATGGAAGGCGAGGAAAGTTCAACAAAAGCTAAATCCATAATTTGGTGGATAGTGAGTACCACAGCTTGGGGAATAGTGAGTATGATTCTTATTGTTTGGTGTTTTCATAATTACTTTGGATAACTGTTGTTTCAAATGTACTTAAACAAACGTCGTGCGTTAGTCAAATAGAGCAACGTTTTTAAGACGTTGCTCTATTTACATTTAAAAGTACTTCTGATAATACTCTTTCCTTCGCCTCCTGCTTAATAAAGCATAGATCCTTGTGGTTTCACTTTTCTCATGCCCCATTAGACTTTGTATGACTTCAATAGGAGCTCCATTATTCAACAAATATTAAAGGGATTATTGCCGACTTAATAGAATTATAGACATAATGAGTGATTTTACTAACGCAGCAGGTTAGTTTAAGAAGAGAATAGGAGTTTTTATGTCGCATTTGACACAAAAAGAGTAATAAAAAACCCTACATCAAATGTAAGGCCAGGAACTATTTCTTTTCAAGTTCTTCTATTCTTTTTTGTAATTTTTTCAGTCTATATTCATTGCCGACAGAAGAACCAAGTCCAGCTACAGCAAAGCCAAAAGCAATATAAACAAGATAATTTTCCATTAAGACACCACCTAATATTTGTTAATTTAACTGTATAGTAAATATCTTGACTATACAAGATGCTTATTCAACTAACTGGTGCTTTATTTCAAGAAGGAGAAAAGCCTTTTTCTTGTTGAACTAAAGGAGCAGGTTAGTGAAAGAAGAAATATAAATCTATAATAAATCAATGATTTGTTCTCAAAATTTAATGAACAGAGGCGAGAAAATGATTGAAACACTATTAAAGCAGATTCCTGTAATAAGCAATTGTAAGGACGTTATTCAAATTAAAAAAGGGTTTTCCCCAGATGAAAAATATCTAATACATATGAATGATGGAAACCAAAAGTTACTTCTTAGAACTTTTAAGTTAGAAGAGATTGAATCGAAAAAGAAAGAATATTCTATTCTAGAAAAGATGCAGGAATATAACGTTACTTGTTCACAGCCGATTTCTATGGGACAGGTAGGGAGTCGGGGGTACATAATCACATCATACATCGAGGGTAAAGATGCCGAGGAAGAAATCCAAAAATACTCAGAACAAGAGCAATTTAATATTGGCTTTGAAGCTGGGAAAGAATTGAGGAAAATCCATCAGTTTGCGGCTCCAAGTCATGTCACTTCGTGGCATTCAAGGAAAGAGGAAAAACATAAGAATTATATTGATGCTTATTTAGCGTGTGGAATTAGAGTTGAAAATGACCATAAAATAATGAATTTTATTGAAGAAAATATACACCTCATGAAAGAACGTCCGAACGTGTTTCAACATGATGATTTTCATGTTGGAAATATCATTGTAAATAATAAAAAATTCGCGGGAGTTATAGATTTTAACCGGTATGATTGGGGCGATCCTATTCATGAATTTCTTAAAATTGGTATCTTCAGTCGGGAAGTAAGCATTCCTTTTTCAATTGGACAAATAAGGGGTTATTTTAATAATACTGAACCCGATGAATATTTTTGGAGGCTATATTCACTTTATCTAGCAATGTGTGTCTTCTCTACTGTAATATGGACCTTAAAAACTGTTCCAGACAACATAAATGATATGTTAGGTAAAGTTTACACTTTTTTAGAAGATCATGATTACTTTAGTAAATTAAAACCTAAATGGTATACAGAAGAGATATAAGCTTGAAATTCTTTTTTTATTGTGAAGGATTATAATTAAAGTAAATGGTGCAAGTTGAAGTTCAGTAAATATGATAGGGTTTGTGAAAGGTTTCACTTAAACTAACGGGTGCTTTATTTCAAGAAGGAGTAAAACCTTTTTCTTGTTGAACTAAAGGTGCAGTTTAGTTCAAAATCAATTAGGGATATGTGGTAACAAATATGCAAAGGGGTGCACAAAAATGAAGGATATTTTTAATCAATCGCACGCAGAGGAAATTTTAAACCGAATTGACAATTTAAGCCGAAATTCAAAACCGCAATGGGGTAAAATGGATGTTGCCAAAATGCTGGCACATTGTTCATCCTTTCAAGACATTGCAATGGGAAATGCTTATCCTCCGAGAGGTTGGTTAGGGATATTAATTGGGAAGTTTGTGAAACCAATTTTTTATAATGACAAGCCCTTAGCAAAAAACATGTCAACAATCCCTACTATTTTGATTGTAGATGAAAAAGAATTTGAAACAGAAAAGAAAAAATTAAAACAAAAAATTATAACATTTCAAAGTAATGGTCCTCAGAAGTGTACAAATCATCCACATCCTTTTTTCGGTAAACTTACTTCCGAGGAATGGGGAAAAGGAATTTATAAGCACCTTGATCATCATTTAAAACAGTTTGGTGTTTAGTAAACCAAAGTGGAGATTTTTTACTAACGGGTGCTTTAGTTGAAGAACACGAACTGCTTTAGCGGTTTTTTTCTTATTGAACTGTCGGAGTAGGTACTGTCGAATAATGGGAGGCTGTTGGATTTGAAATATAAAACAGTTCTATTCTGTTTATTAGTATTTGTTCTTTTATTTATATTAGCTATGTTACTACCTTTTTTACAAGAGCCTGATGTTTATCAAAATTATGAAAAAGGCGTTACAATAGAGATAAATAATTTAAGTGGAAGTGACCTAGCCAATCTTAATTTTTCATACGGTTATGTAGAGGATACAGACACATTCTATAAAGAAATAGGCAATATAGAACGATTAAAACCTGGGAATACCTCAATAATAAAAACAAAAAAAAATAAAAATTTAAATAATAGAGGAAGGGATACAAGCATTTACATGAACTATAAGCTTTTAAATGGTTTTGAAATAAATGAAAATTTGGTATACTTTAATCCTCCTCAACCAGATAAAATCGTTCTTATAATTAATATTAATCAAATAGATAGCTATGGAAATATAGATTATGATATAAGAGGCTTTGATGGAGTACGATCATTTCCATCTTACTAAGAATAGCTGTCGAGTAACCCCTTTTTCTTTTTTGAAATGCTATTCTTGGCAGGAGATAAATTAAACCCTTAACTTCATCCCATCAGCTTTGTAAATTGCTACTTTTCTAAGCATAGTGAAATCGCTAAAGTTAATGCTGTATA encodes:
- a CDS encoding DUF1569 domain-containing protein, with the protein product MKDIFNQSHAEEILNRIDNLSRNSKPQWGKMDVAKMLAHCSSFQDIAMGNAYPPRGWLGILIGKFVKPIFYNDKPLAKNMSTIPTILIVDEKEFETEKKKLKQKIITFQSNGPQKCTNHPHPFFGKLTSEEWGKGIYKHLDHHLKQFGV
- a CDS encoding DUF3139 domain-containing protein; protein product: MVQDKRCFYVKKNGEILSKKVTRILIIFIVLICVVFFGAFLKIENTKTEYEKRVTSYLVDEKGYDKKDIKSVDGIYGVKLPPYYVVVIFEDEPYVRYIYFAHAEVIQFDYILTNKAIEMNINKSKLKNYDPLSEIDKYIIE
- a CDS encoding aminoglycoside phosphotransferase family protein, with the translated sequence MIETLLKQIPVISNCKDVIQIKKGFSPDEKYLIHMNDGNQKLLLRTFKLEEIESKKKEYSILEKMQEYNVTCSQPISMGQVGSRGYIITSYIEGKDAEEEIQKYSEQEQFNIGFEAGKELRKIHQFAAPSHVTSWHSRKEEKHKNYIDAYLACGIRVENDHKIMNFIEENIHLMKERPNVFQHDDFHVGNIIVNNKKFAGVIDFNRYDWGDPIHEFLKIGIFSREVSIPFSIGQIRGYFNNTEPDEYFWRLYSLYLAMCVFSTVIWTLKTVPDNINDMLGKVYTFLEDHDYFSKLKPKWYTEEI
- a CDS encoding VanZ family protein, yielding MDKIIETYIKQIVEELDCEEKEKSEIAEEMKSHLILLKGEYILEGFSDEDATKKAIQIFGSNKTIKEGFQHSLFPYYKIFKKVNWFLFGLYSIFLLTNLLFIRILWRIINYNSSFNRYFYYPEGSTFFDIDTWIRNSNVIPFKSTYGYIMGSDRYNFDIIMNNTIGNILLFVPLGIFLPILFKKYKTFSQVFVFAMLFSISIELLQFFLQIGQFDIDDIILNTMGSTIGYFIIKIIVKIPMFSRWNVFRKTTS
- a CDS encoding HIT family protein, which codes for MKDNIKCVGCSLSNKIAPVNVVYENDFICCILDHDPFNEGHVMIIPIEHFEDVDELDIETANAVMQAARLLSKVIRALYKPDGVTICQNGGIFSELTHFHMHVVPR
- a CDS encoding PadR family transcriptional regulator; protein product: MDKEIMKGSIDILLLSIISSRDMYGYEMVKTLKQNSGELYNMGEGTLYPALKRLENKEWLQSYWDYPESGARRKYYRITDAGKKELERKLQEWQKVSNLIKTCSEGMAWIKSLKPISNKL